In Caproicibacterium amylolyticum, a genomic segment contains:
- a CDS encoding phage holin, LLH family, with product MSITTAVVVVAAAVCLVAICWLVHALSKDGVKLQSGLKAAGTVADAADKITDALKTVMPDSQAVLLIDKIVDYAKIGVQAAEQLAKSGQINADARKQTATDYILSVLKAAGITVTPEIQTAIDGAVECAVASLPESNIEECLKIKGLLPK from the coding sequence ATGAGTATTACAACCGCAGTGGTGGTTGTGGCGGCGGCAGTTTGTTTGGTGGCAATCTGCTGGCTGGTGCATGCCCTTTCCAAAGATGGGGTGAAGCTGCAGAGCGGCTTGAAAGCCGCCGGAACGGTGGCAGATGCCGCGGACAAAATCACCGATGCTTTAAAAACGGTTATGCCGGACAGCCAAGCGGTACTGCTGATTGACAAAATCGTAGATTACGCGAAAATTGGCGTGCAAGCGGCGGAGCAGTTGGCTAAGAGCGGGCAAATCAACGCGGATGCCCGCAAGCAGACCGCGACGGATTATATTCTGTCTGTGCTGAAAGCAGCGGGTATTACGGTAACACCGGAAATCCAAACTGCTATCGACGGCGCAGTGGAGTGTGCAGTGGCTTCCTTGCCGGAGTCTAATATTGAGGAGTGCCTGAAGATAAAGGGACTGCTGCCAAAGTAA
- a CDS encoding N-acetylmannosamine-6-phosphate 2-epimerase, whose translation MKTKEEILHALCGGLIVSCQALPEEPLHSSYIMGRMAYAAMQGGAVGIRANTPEDIHEIKNTVDLPVLALYKKDYADSAIYITPTEEEVDLLAAEHPEVIAMDATNRLRPNGETLDSFFARIRAKYPEQLFMADCATFEEGVHAQEIGFDIISTTLCGYTENTKDTPLPNLQLVGRLVKELEIPVIAEGGIWEAEDLKRAFSENAFAAVIGTAITRPREITRRYVQAIQSLHDCHECMRA comes from the coding sequence ATGAAAACAAAGGAAGAGATCCTGCACGCACTGTGCGGAGGGCTGATTGTTTCCTGTCAGGCACTGCCGGAGGAGCCGCTGCACAGCTCCTATATCATGGGGCGAATGGCCTATGCAGCGATGCAGGGCGGCGCGGTCGGCATTCGTGCCAACACACCGGAGGATATTCATGAGATTAAGAATACGGTAGATTTGCCGGTGCTTGCGCTGTACAAAAAGGACTACGCGGATTCTGCTATTTACATTACACCGACGGAGGAAGAAGTCGACCTGCTGGCTGCGGAGCACCCGGAGGTAATCGCCATGGACGCAACCAACCGTCTGCGCCCCAACGGTGAAACACTGGATTCCTTTTTTGCCCGTATTCGTGCAAAGTACCCCGAGCAGCTGTTCATGGCGGATTGCGCGACCTTTGAAGAGGGCGTACATGCGCAGGAAATCGGCTTTGACATTATCAGCACCACACTGTGCGGATATACGGAAAACACCAAGGATACACCGCTGCCGAACCTGCAGCTTGTGGGCCGGTTGGTAAAAGAGCTGGAGATTCCGGTCATTGCGGAAGGCGGTATTTGGGAAGCCGAGGATTTGAAGCGCGCGTTTTCTGAAAACGCTTTCGCTGCGGTTATCGGTACCGCGATTACCCGCCCGCGTGAGATTACCCGCCGCTATGTGCAGGCAATTCAGAGTCTGCACGACTGTCATGAATGCATGCGTGCCTGA
- a CDS encoding ABC-2 transporter permease: MKALLLKDFYVIVKQMKIFLLLIVVFAFIPHFSMAVFSVGYAAMLPFTALAYDERSKWDTLARMLPYTSAASVLDKYVLGYLMMFGAAVISLLGGAVNVSFFQSGSMAETLQAVGFGALIGLLFLSIELPFVYRFGIEKGRLVFLGLCALTGGIVGGLFGIGGNTASLFSGVSSTLLMGIICTAVAVIHLLSILLSIHFYKNKK; the protein is encoded by the coding sequence ATGAAAGCTCTGCTGCTAAAAGACTTCTACGTCATTGTAAAGCAAATGAAAATTTTTCTGCTGCTAATTGTTGTATTTGCATTTATACCGCATTTTTCCATGGCAGTTTTCTCTGTGGGCTACGCAGCCATGCTGCCCTTTACCGCACTGGCTTATGACGAGCGTTCCAAATGGGACACTCTCGCCCGTATGCTTCCTTATACCAGCGCCGCATCCGTTCTGGACAAATATGTTCTGGGATACCTGATGATGTTTGGTGCCGCTGTCATCTCACTGCTGGGCGGTGCTGTAAACGTTTCGTTTTTCCAAAGCGGCAGCATGGCAGAAACCCTGCAGGCAGTCGGCTTTGGAGCCCTGATTGGTCTGCTGTTTTTGTCCATTGAACTGCCGTTTGTTTACCGCTTCGGCATTGAAAAGGGACGGTTGGTGTTTCTCGGTTTATGCGCCTTAACTGGCGGAATTGTTGGCGGTCTGTTTGGCATAGGCGGAAATACTGCTTCACTTTTCAGCGGCGTTTCTTCAACACTGCTGATGGGCATCATCTGCACCGCAGTCGCCGTAATTCACCTGCTTTCTATCCTGCTGTCCATTCATTTTTATAAAAACAAGAAATAA
- a CDS encoding carbohydrate ABC transporter permease translates to MRTTSTANAVTPPKSSRRLLKTSAARETLRAYLFMAPALIMLAIFVFAPIVGSLPLMFMDYSVLGETKFVGLQNFQEAFADRDFQIAMVNTIIFIVVVPIIQILSILLAVLVNRKIRGITVFRTLFYIPVVTSMVAVSIMWGFIFDPNGLINTLLLNAGAIKTPLGFLNDSKTAMLCIMFITIWQGLGYYMMMYLAGLQSVPHDVEEAAMVDGANPVVAFFKVKLPLLKPYIWFCTLNSVISAVGVFDAVFVLTKGGPDNATMVINYYSYIKAFNDFQFGYSAAIGFIQALVTGVFSIFVFLYGKKSEED, encoded by the coding sequence ATGAGGACTACAAGCACCGCAAATGCTGTGACGCCGCCCAAAAGCTCACGGCGGCTGCTAAAAACGTCCGCTGCACGGGAAACGCTGCGTGCATACCTGTTTATGGCACCGGCACTTATCATGCTGGCAATCTTTGTGTTCGCACCGATTGTCGGCAGCCTGCCGCTGATGTTTATGGACTATTCCGTACTGGGTGAAACCAAATTCGTGGGGCTGCAGAACTTTCAGGAGGCCTTTGCGGACCGCGACTTCCAGATTGCCATGGTCAACACGATTATTTTCATCGTGGTGGTGCCAATCATCCAGATTCTTTCTATTTTGCTGGCAGTCCTTGTAAACCGGAAGATTCGCGGCATTACCGTGTTTCGTACACTGTTCTACATTCCTGTGGTTACTTCCATGGTGGCTGTTTCCATCATGTGGGGTTTCATCTTTGACCCGAACGGCCTCATTAACACCCTGCTGCTGAATGCGGGTGCGATTAAAACACCGCTGGGCTTTTTGAACGACAGCAAAACCGCCATGCTGTGCATTATGTTTATTACGATTTGGCAAGGCCTGGGCTACTACATGATGATGTACCTTGCCGGCCTGCAGTCCGTTCCGCACGATGTTGAGGAAGCGGCCATGGTGGACGGCGCGAACCCGGTGGTAGCGTTCTTTAAGGTAAAGCTGCCGCTGCTCAAGCCCTACATCTGGTTCTGCACGCTGAACTCTGTTATTTCCGCAGTCGGTGTGTTTGACGCAGTGTTCGTGCTGACCAAGGGCGGCCCGGATAACGCAACAATGGTTATCAACTACTATTCCTATATAAAGGCATTCAATGACTTCCAGTTTGGCTACTCTGCTGCCATTGGCTTCATTCAGGCACTGGTCACTGGTGTTTTCAGTATCTTTGTATTCCTGTACGGCAAAAAATCAGAGGAGGACTGA
- a CDS encoding ROK family protein, with product MKIAALDIGGTAVKSCLYTAGTPLTKNDISETPTNASLGAETLMNTVKQILANMGRFDRIAVSTAGQVDPVSGSILFATDNLPGYTGTPVKKLLEQTFGVPTAVENDVNSAALGEAFFGAGKDSGSFLCLTYGTGIGGAIVHDGEIFHGSSCAAGEFGHILTHAGGLPCTCGGHGCYEAYASTGALCRRVQESTGFSLSGREIFSRLEDVQIKQIVLDWIDEIVWGLVSLIHAFNPPCIVLGGGVMDAPLILPLIREKLPQYLMPNHRAVRIERAALGNTAGLLGAVHLAEIL from the coding sequence TTGAAAATCGCCGCACTGGACATTGGCGGAACCGCAGTGAAATCCTGCCTTTACACCGCCGGTACGCCCCTCACGAAAAACGATATTTCTGAAACACCGACCAATGCTTCGCTCGGTGCGGAAACGCTTATGAACACCGTAAAACAGATTCTGGCGAACATGGGCCGCTTTGACCGCATTGCAGTCAGCACTGCCGGCCAAGTCGACCCTGTTTCCGGCTCTATTCTGTTTGCGACGGACAATCTGCCCGGCTACACCGGCACACCGGTGAAAAAGTTGCTAGAGCAGACTTTTGGCGTACCAACCGCTGTGGAAAACGACGTAAATTCCGCCGCACTCGGCGAAGCCTTTTTCGGCGCAGGCAAAGACAGCGGCAGCTTTCTGTGCCTGACCTACGGCACCGGCATTGGCGGTGCGATTGTGCATGACGGTGAAATTTTTCACGGCAGCTCCTGTGCTGCCGGAGAATTTGGGCACATCCTCACCCATGCGGGCGGGCTGCCCTGCACCTGCGGCGGGCACGGCTGCTACGAAGCGTATGCTTCCACAGGGGCGCTGTGCCGCCGTGTGCAGGAAAGCACTGGCTTTTCCCTTTCCGGCCGCGAGATTTTCTCCCGATTGGAGGATGTGCAGATAAAACAAATTGTGTTGGACTGGATTGATGAAATTGTCTGGGGGCTGGTGTCCCTCATCCACGCGTTTAACCCGCCGTGCATCGTCCTCGGCGGCGGTGTGATGGACGCGCCGCTGATTCTGCCCCTCATCCGCGAAAAGCTGCCGCAGTACCTAATGCCAAACCACCGCGCGGTTCGCATCGAGCGTGCAGCACTTGGCAACACCGCCGGACTGCTGGGTGCTGTTCATCTTGCAGAAATACTTTGA
- a CDS encoding GNAT family N-acetyltransferase: MYPEYYVWIEIQANKEAIRNPERFRSEMQKCARAGIGSVILSVKDTSGFAIYNSHLAPHYAEYDPAFEAGTDYLAQCLQILKELGMRCYVSIDVFAEGNKKHPHPEMNGLKHPDWQTTVYGLDTAGNSRLQSVTDATPLQTLGSIDDFGEVFVNPANEEVCGYALSLLDELMDNYEIDGIALDRVRYVGLSSDFGALTREKMEDFLGRPCAAWPESIYKLVSGENGLELQPGEDFGSFLEFRAQTVKHFMEQVRTHVDERNGKIRFLDYTGSWYPLYHQVGANWASSQYVPKDEYPWVDAEAYSRTGYAQLLDGLLSGFYYPEVSEAEAAANGRPAWWYSVEGSARMAAQVTKGAVPVTGGLFLQQYTDDLPAMTDAVHMCFERSSGCMLFDLSYLEENNWWPLVGMDAETVPQLSLLRREDISRLGALWGRCFPPEFAVTQNVLTERIFGDGDYCEEASFVLKKQDGTLIGAVVGKVFHEDVDIYQDAGCLSALLVEPALQGRGFGTQLFFACEKALQKNGVKKIFLGQEFSNFFSGIPAPTPEKLRFFANLGCTNNFEDHYDLTADIVHNAWIDDFDTLPFEKKFSTEQLCPVEKEALFAFLDREFPGRWALEAREQLALGGQEPYFVVMKDKAGQIQGFCHVSVTEDGYGGLGPIGIAKAVRGHSAGDYIQRQSLVHLRSLGAKEICIDWTILKDFYGKFGFQPVRTYRGSYKQVHEK; the protein is encoded by the coding sequence ATGTACCCGGAATATTATGTATGGATTGAGATTCAGGCAAACAAAGAGGCCATCCGGAATCCGGAGCGCTTTCGCAGCGAAATGCAGAAGTGCGCACGCGCCGGCATCGGCTCTGTAATTCTGAGCGTAAAAGACACCAGCGGCTTTGCCATTTACAACAGTCACCTAGCCCCGCACTATGCGGAGTATGACCCTGCTTTTGAAGCGGGCACGGACTACCTCGCGCAGTGTCTGCAGATTTTGAAAGAACTTGGAATGCGCTGCTATGTTTCCATTGATGTTTTTGCAGAGGGCAACAAAAAGCATCCGCATCCCGAAATGAACGGGCTGAAGCATCCGGACTGGCAGACCACCGTTTATGGACTGGACACAGCCGGAAACAGCCGCCTGCAGTCGGTGACCGACGCCACGCCTTTGCAGACACTGGGCAGTATCGATGACTTTGGCGAAGTTTTTGTAAATCCGGCAAATGAGGAAGTGTGCGGCTACGCGCTTTCCCTGCTGGATGAACTGATGGACAATTACGAAATTGACGGCATTGCACTGGACCGCGTGCGTTACGTTGGGTTAAGCTCCGATTTCGGAGCATTGACGCGCGAAAAGATGGAAGATTTTTTGGGCAGACCATGCGCGGCATGGCCCGAATCTATTTACAAACTGGTCAGCGGCGAAAACGGTCTTGAGCTGCAGCCGGGCGAGGATTTTGGCAGCTTTCTGGAATTCCGTGCGCAAACCGTTAAGCACTTTATGGAACAGGTGCGCACGCATGTAGACGAACGAAACGGTAAAATCCGTTTTCTGGATTATACAGGTTCATGGTATCCGCTTTACCATCAGGTCGGTGCGAACTGGGCTTCCTCGCAGTATGTGCCAAAGGATGAGTACCCCTGGGTGGACGCGGAAGCTTACAGCAGGACAGGTTATGCACAGCTGCTGGATGGTTTGCTTTCCGGATTCTATTATCCAGAGGTAAGTGAAGCGGAAGCTGCCGCAAACGGCAGACCTGCTTGGTGGTACAGTGTAGAGGGTTCCGCACGCATGGCGGCGCAGGTAACAAAAGGCGCAGTCCCGGTAACGGGCGGACTGTTTTTGCAGCAGTATACAGATGACCTTCCTGCAATGACTGATGCTGTGCATATGTGCTTTGAACGCTCCAGTGGCTGCATGCTGTTTGACCTTTCTTATCTGGAAGAAAACAACTGGTGGCCGCTGGTGGGAATGGATGCCGAAACTGTGCCGCAGCTTTCCCTGCTGCGCCGGGAAGACATCTCACGGCTGGGTGCCCTGTGGGGGCGCTGCTTCCCGCCGGAATTTGCCGTAACGCAAAACGTGCTTACAGAACGCATTTTCGGGGACGGCGATTATTGCGAAGAAGCGTCTTTCGTGCTGAAAAAGCAGGACGGAACGCTGATTGGCGCAGTTGTGGGCAAGGTTTTCCACGAAGATGTGGATATTTATCAGGATGCCGGCTGCCTGAGCGCATTGCTGGTGGAACCCGCGCTCCAGGGGCGCGGGTTTGGTACACAACTGTTCTTTGCCTGCGAAAAGGCGCTGCAAAAAAACGGCGTAAAGAAAATTTTCCTTGGACAGGAGTTCAGCAATTTCTTCTCCGGTATTCCCGCTCCAACGCCAGAAAAGCTGCGGTTCTTTGCAAACCTTGGCTGTACCAATAATTTTGAAGACCACTATGACCTGACTGCGGATATTGTACACAATGCATGGATTGATGATTTCGACACACTGCCGTTTGAAAAAAAGTTTTCAACAGAACAGCTGTGCCCGGTGGAAAAAGAAGCGCTCTTTGCGTTTTTGGACAGGGAATTTCCGGGCCGCTGGGCGCTGGAAGCACGTGAGCAGCTGGCACTTGGCGGACAGGAGCCGTACTTCGTTGTCATGAAGGACAAAGCAGGGCAGATACAGGGTTTCTGCCATGTTTCTGTTACTGAGGACGGTTACGGCGGGCTTGGCCCCATCGGTATCGCAAAAGCGGTGCGCGGCCACAGCGCCGGAGACTACATTCAGCGACAGTCATTGGTGCATCTGCGCTCACTGGGCGCAAAGGAAATCTGCATTGACTGGACCATACTGAAAGATTTTTACGGAAAGTTCGGCTTTCAGCCGGTGAGAACCTACCGCGGAAGCTATAAGCAGGTGCATGAAAAATGA
- a CDS encoding carbohydrate ABC transporter permease, producing the protein MKNAVNTAVIHRRRKGAKIVKMILTYLMLVLIAVVCAGPFLWMLSASFKSGQNIYDLNFLPTAPTFDNYLGVWNFLSVPQYLMNTVIMTVASIALDVVFSALCAYPLACMKFKGKNAIMSLLIASMIIPAAAGMVINYLTISSAHLLNTLTGAIIPGAVKVFSIILLRQAYLGVPKELIEASRIDGARETRIWGQIMVPGIMPTISTVVIFDFISKWNEFLWPVIVLQDPAKYPLATALQYLNGSFNYKFGYIAAGAIISIIPVIIVFVLCQKNYIEAVSGAIKG; encoded by the coding sequence ATGAAAAATGCAGTAAATACCGCAGTGATTCACCGGCGGCGCAAAGGCGCTAAGATTGTAAAGATGATTTTAACGTACTTAATGCTTGTTCTGATTGCAGTGGTCTGTGCGGGTCCGTTCCTCTGGATGCTGAGTGCTTCTTTCAAATCCGGTCAGAACATCTATGACCTGAACTTCCTGCCAACTGCGCCGACGTTTGACAATTACCTTGGCGTGTGGAATTTCCTTTCCGTACCGCAGTACCTGATGAACACCGTGATTATGACCGTGGCGAGCATTGCACTGGACGTAGTGTTTTCCGCGCTGTGTGCTTACCCGCTGGCCTGTATGAAGTTTAAGGGCAAAAACGCGATTATGAGCCTGCTCATTGCTTCCATGATTATTCCGGCGGCAGCAGGCATGGTCATTAACTACCTGACCATTTCTTCCGCACATCTGCTCAACACACTGACCGGCGCGATTATCCCGGGTGCTGTTAAGGTTTTCAGCATCATTTTGCTGCGGCAGGCGTACTTGGGTGTGCCGAAAGAGCTGATTGAAGCTTCCCGTATTGACGGCGCACGTGAAACACGTATCTGGGGACAGATTATGGTGCCGGGCATTATGCCGACCATCAGCACAGTCGTTATCTTTGACTTCATCAGCAAGTGGAATGAATTCCTGTGGCCTGTCATTGTTCTGCAGGATCCCGCAAAGTATCCGCTGGCAACCGCTTTGCAGTATCTGAACGGCTCCTTTAACTACAAATTTGGCTACATTGCTGCTGGCGCTATTATTTCGATTATTCCGGTTATCATTGTATTTGTCCTTTGCCAGAAGAACTACATTGAGGCCGTCAGCGGCGCAATCAAAGGATAA
- a CDS encoding beta-glucosidase — MTQAEESRFSERAKELIQQLTLEEKVGMLHGAQLFCTAGVERLGIPPLHMSDGPMGVRNEICGDHWEPVGLPDDYVTYLPSNSAVAATWNRQLARDTGKVLGEEARGRGKDMILAPGINLKRSPLCGRNFEYMSEDPCLTRELAVPLIEGIQESDVSACVKHFAVNNQETERLQVDVKVSERALHELYLPAFRACAKVSYSMMSAYNRLAGEFCSQSKALLNDLLRRQWRYHGVVVSDWGAVHDTQLTAESGLDIEMSVTDNFDQYYLARPLCEAVRAGKVPEYLLDEKIERILVLMQKLHMLDGEERKPGCYDTAAHQLAALQTARESVVLLKNEDNLLPLPKKKLKKLLVIGDNAICAHAPGGGSAEIKALYEVTPLLGIKSVLGGNTEVRFARGYCPDTDGEQNCTNWQADSLKGSAGKALKSVVTTLRKKRRALRHEALKLAAEYEHVVLVCGLTHHQDSEGSDRSSMELPYEQDKLIAEVLMINPKAVVVLTGGSPVEMGKWLSKAKSVVWGWYAGMEGGRALAEVLFGDVNPSGKLPETFAKRLQDCPAHSVGEFPGGKKVYYNEGIFVGYRHFDTVAVEPEFCFGHGLSYTTFRYDNLAVKLQENEKELSVVVSCDVTNTGEYAGKETVQLYVRDPVCSVARPSKELRGFQKLALAPGETCTAKITLTAADFSFYDSQQRVFVAEPGEYQILVGASSRDIRLKESVRTVYRHTTAE, encoded by the coding sequence ATGACACAAGCAGAGGAAAGCCGGTTTTCGGAACGTGCAAAGGAACTGATTCAGCAGCTGACACTGGAGGAAAAAGTAGGAATGCTGCATGGCGCGCAGCTTTTTTGTACCGCAGGAGTGGAGCGCCTTGGCATTCCGCCGCTGCATATGTCCGATGGCCCCATGGGGGTTCGCAATGAGATTTGCGGCGACCACTGGGAGCCAGTCGGCCTGCCGGACGATTATGTGACCTACTTGCCCAGCAACAGTGCAGTTGCCGCTACATGGAACCGTCAGCTTGCACGTGACACCGGCAAAGTGCTGGGCGAGGAGGCACGCGGACGCGGCAAGGATATGATCCTTGCGCCGGGCATCAACCTGAAAAGAAGCCCTTTGTGCGGCCGCAACTTTGAGTATATGAGTGAGGATCCCTGCCTGACGCGGGAACTTGCGGTGCCGCTGATTGAGGGGATACAGGAATCGGATGTATCGGCATGTGTGAAGCATTTTGCCGTGAACAATCAGGAAACAGAGCGCCTGCAGGTGGATGTGAAAGTCAGTGAACGTGCTCTGCATGAACTGTATCTTCCGGCATTCCGCGCTTGTGCAAAGGTGTCGTATTCCATGATGAGTGCGTACAACCGGCTGGCCGGAGAGTTCTGCAGCCAGAGCAAAGCACTGCTGAATGATTTGCTTCGGCGGCAGTGGCGCTACCACGGCGTTGTGGTTTCAGACTGGGGTGCGGTGCATGACACACAGTTGACAGCGGAAAGCGGACTGGATATCGAGATGTCCGTAACCGATAATTTTGACCAGTATTATTTAGCACGGCCGCTTTGCGAGGCGGTGCGTGCCGGAAAAGTGCCGGAGTACCTGCTGGATGAAAAGATTGAACGAATACTGGTGCTGATGCAGAAACTGCATATGCTGGATGGAGAGGAGCGCAAGCCGGGCTGTTACGACACTGCGGCGCATCAGCTTGCAGCACTGCAGACCGCGCGGGAATCTGTTGTACTGCTGAAAAATGAGGACAATCTGCTGCCGCTGCCGAAAAAGAAGCTGAAAAAACTTTTGGTAATCGGCGACAACGCAATTTGTGCACATGCACCGGGCGGCGGCAGTGCCGAAATCAAAGCACTGTATGAAGTAACGCCGCTGCTGGGCATAAAAAGTGTGTTGGGCGGCAACACCGAAGTCCGTTTTGCGCGTGGCTACTGCCCGGATACAGACGGAGAACAGAACTGCACTAACTGGCAGGCAGACAGCCTGAAGGGAAGTGCGGGAAAGGCACTGAAATCCGTTGTTACTACATTGCGCAAAAAGCGGCGTGCCCTGCGGCATGAGGCGCTTAAACTTGCTGCCGAGTATGAACACGTTGTGCTGGTGTGCGGGCTTACGCACCATCAGGATTCTGAGGGCTCTGACCGCAGCAGCATGGAACTGCCGTACGAGCAGGACAAGCTGATTGCGGAAGTGCTGATGATCAACCCCAAAGCGGTGGTTGTGCTGACCGGCGGTTCTCCCGTGGAAATGGGCAAGTGGCTTTCGAAAGCCAAATCGGTTGTTTGGGGCTGGTATGCCGGCATGGAGGGTGGTCGTGCTCTGGCAGAGGTTTTGTTTGGGGATGTGAACCCAAGCGGCAAGCTGCCGGAAACGTTTGCCAAACGACTGCAGGACTGCCCCGCGCACAGCGTCGGCGAATTCCCCGGCGGCAAAAAAGTTTACTATAATGAAGGTATCTTTGTTGGCTACCGCCACTTTGATACCGTTGCGGTGGAACCGGAGTTCTGCTTTGGTCACGGCCTTTCCTACACAACTTTCCGGTATGACAACCTTGCCGTGAAGCTGCAGGAGAATGAAAAGGAACTGAGTGTGGTGGTTTCCTGTGATGTGACAAACACCGGCGAATATGCCGGCAAGGAAACTGTACAGCTGTATGTGCGTGACCCTGTATGCAGTGTGGCACGGCCCTCTAAAGAACTGCGTGGCTTTCAAAAGCTTGCCCTTGCACCTGGAGAAACCTGCACAGCGAAAATCACGCTGACTGCCGCTGACTTTTCGTTCTATGACTCGCAGCAGCGTGTGTTTGTGGCAGAACCCGGTGAGTACCAGATTTTGGTAGGTGCGTCTTCGCGCGACATTCGTTTGAAAGAATCCGTGCGGACAGTTTATCGTCATACAACAGCGGAATAA
- a CDS encoding DUF4127 family protein, which translates to MKKKIVFLPLDERPCNYAFPEKLFSHGDFQIVKPEKLGNKKEPADVHALADFLKKECRGAQGLVVSIDMLLYGGLVPSRLHHSEAAQLTKLAAVLRKVRQENPDILIYGFQCIMRCPSYSSSDEEPDYYEHSGALIHQAGEALHRSRLGLCQEQQLKSVLKKIDEKELTDYVSRRECNREMNYLMIRYVKEGILDMLIIPQDDSAAYGYAAMDQQDVREKIMQEHLQTKILMYPGADEVGMTLLSRMVNHMSGTKPKVYVKYASEGAKSVLPIYEGNSLDNTIRYQILAAGCQFADTYESADIILAVTAPAEKIEEAVNQPSTAKGYCVERCMPELLDFLCERVKEGKIVTIADNAYGNGGELQLISMLNACGLLDKVAGYAGWNTSANTLGTAIAEGVDVFHSGCTPEHQNFLAERYIEDAGYCALVRWQVNGVLEKYGMNYFDVQEQQGTVSKLVFDGLEAFIREYMPTISQKVKLQKVWMPWRRMFEVGVEAVYTDTRKGEQS; encoded by the coding sequence ATGAAAAAGAAAATTGTATTTTTACCGCTTGATGAACGTCCCTGCAATTATGCTTTTCCGGAAAAGCTGTTTTCACATGGTGATTTCCAAATCGTAAAGCCGGAAAAACTGGGAAATAAAAAGGAACCTGCCGATGTGCATGCATTAGCAGATTTCCTGAAAAAAGAATGCAGGGGCGCACAGGGACTGGTCGTTTCCATTGATATGCTGCTGTACGGTGGGCTGGTGCCGTCCCGGCTGCACCACAGCGAAGCGGCACAGCTTACAAAGCTGGCGGCGGTTCTGCGAAAAGTGCGGCAGGAAAATCCGGATATTTTAATTTACGGTTTTCAGTGCATTATGCGCTGCCCCAGTTACTCCAGCAGTGACGAGGAGCCGGATTATTATGAACACAGCGGCGCGCTGATTCATCAGGCGGGTGAAGCGCTGCACCGCAGCCGGCTTGGATTGTGCCAGGAGCAGCAGCTGAAGTCTGTGCTGAAAAAGATTGACGAAAAGGAACTGACCGATTATGTTTCCCGCCGAGAGTGCAACCGCGAGATGAATTACCTGATGATCCGCTATGTCAAAGAGGGTATCCTCGACATGCTGATTATTCCGCAGGACGATTCCGCCGCTTATGGCTATGCTGCCATGGATCAGCAGGATGTGCGGGAAAAAATTATGCAGGAGCACTTGCAGACCAAAATTCTCATGTACCCCGGCGCGGATGAAGTAGGCATGACGCTCTTGTCCCGCATGGTGAACCATATGAGTGGCACCAAGCCAAAGGTGTATGTGAAGTACGCCAGTGAGGGTGCCAAAAGTGTGCTGCCAATCTATGAGGGCAATTCGCTGGATAATACCATCCGTTACCAGATCCTTGCCGCGGGATGCCAGTTTGCGGATACCTATGAATCTGCGGACATTATTTTAGCAGTCACAGCACCCGCGGAGAAAATTGAAGAAGCGGTCAACCAGCCATCCACAGCAAAGGGCTATTGCGTGGAGCGCTGCATGCCGGAATTGCTTGATTTTCTCTGCGAACGTGTAAAAGAGGGAAAAATCGTCACCATTGCAGACAATGCTTACGGCAACGGCGGGGAACTGCAGCTGATTAGTATGCTGAACGCCTGCGGCCTGCTGGACAAAGTGGCAGGTTATGCAGGTTGGAATACCTCTGCCAACACACTGGGAACCGCCATTGCGGAGGGTGTGGATGTTTTTCACAGCGGCTGTACGCCGGAGCATCAAAACTTTCTGGCAGAACGCTACATTGAGGATGCCGGCTACTGCGCGCTGGTGCGCTGGCAGGTGAACGGCGTGCTGGAAAAGTACGGAATGAACTACTTTGACGTTCAGGAGCAGCAGGGTACTGTCAGCAAACTTGTTTTTGATGGCCTTGAGGCATTTATACGGGAATATATGCCCACGATTTCGCAGAAAGTCAAGCTCCAAAAAGTGTGGATGCCATGGCGCCGGATGTTTGAGGTCGGCGTGGAAGCAGTCTATACGGATACAAGGAAGGGAGAACAGTCATGA